Proteins from one Triticum aestivum cultivar Chinese Spring chromosome 7A, IWGSC CS RefSeq v2.1, whole genome shotgun sequence genomic window:
- the LOC123150152 gene encoding sucrose:sucrose 1-fructosyltransferase, whose product MDSSRVILIPGTPPLPYAYEQLPSSSADAKGIEERPAGGGLRWRACAAVLAASAVVALVVAAAVFGAGGAGRESVASSVPATPATEFPRSRGKEHGVSEKTSGAYSANAFPWSNAMLQWQRTGFHFQPDKYYQNDPNGPVYYGGWYHFFYQYNPSGSVWEPQIVWGHAVSKDLIHWRHLPPALVPDQWYDIKGVLTGSITVLPDGKVILLYTGNTETFAQVTCLAEPADPSDPLLREWVKHPANPVVFPPPGIGMKDFRDPTTAWYDESDGTWRTIIGSKNDSDHSGIVFSYKTKDFISYELMPGYMYRGPKGTGEYECIDLYAVGGGRKASDMYNSTAEDVLYVLKESSDDDRHDWYSLGRFDAAANKWTPIDTELELGVGLRYDWGKYYASKSFYDPVKKRRVVWAYVGETDSERADITKGWANLQSIPRTVELDEKTRTNLIQWPVEELNTLRINTTDLSGITVGAGSVAFLPLHQTAQLDIEATFRIDASAIEALNEADVSYNCTTSRGAATRGALGPFGLLVLANHALTEQTGVYFYVSKGLDGGLRTHFCHDELRSSHASDVVKRVVGSTVPVLDGEDFSVRVLVDHSIVQSFAMGGRLTATSRAYPTEAIYAAAGVYMFNNATGTSVTAEKLVVHDMDSSYNHIYTDGDLVVVD is encoded by the exons ATGGACTCGTCTCGCGTCATCCTCATCCCCGGCACGCCGCCGCTGCCGTACGCCTACGAGcagctgccgtcctcctccgccgACGCCAAGGGCATCGAGGAGCGGCCGGCCGGCGGCGGCCTGAGGTGGCGCGCGTGCGCCGCCGTGCTGGCCGCCTCGGCCGTGGTGgcgctcgtcgtcgccgccgcggtCTTCGgggccggcggggcggggcgggaatCTGTGGCCTCCTCCGTGCCGGCGACCCCGGCGACGGAGTTCCCGAGGAGCAGGGGCAAGGAGCACGGCGTGTCGGAGAAGACGTCGGGGGCCTACTCCGCCAACGCGTTCCCGTGGAGCAACGCCATGCTGCAGTGGCAGCGCACCGGCTTCCATTTCCAGCCGGACAAGTACTACCAGAACG ATCCCAACG GTCCGGTATATTATGGCGGATGGTACCACTTCTTCTACCAATACAACCCGTCGGGCTCCGTCTGGGAACCACAAATCGTGTGGGGCCACGCCGTGTCCAAGGACCTCATCCACTGGCGCCACCTCCCGCCGGCCTTGGTGCCCGACCAGTGGTACGACATCAAGGGCGTCCTCACCGGCTCCATCACCGTGCTCCCCGACGGCAAGGTCATCCTCCTCTACACCGGCAACACCGAGACCTTCGCGCAGGTGACCTGCCTCGCGGAGCCCGCCGACCCGAGCGACCCCCTTCTCAGGGAATGGGTCAAGCACCCCGCCAACCCCGTCGTGTTCCCGCCCCCCGGCATCGGCATGAAGGACTTCCGTGACCCGACCACCGCGTGGTACGACGAGTCCGACGGCACGTGGCGCACCATCATCGGCTCCAAGAACGACTCGGACCACTCCGGCATCGTCTTCTCGTACAAGACCAAGGACTTCATCAGCTACGAGCTCATGCCGGGGTACATGTACCGCGGCCCCAAGGGCACCGGCGAGTACGAGTGCATCGACCTCTATGCCGTCGGCGGGGGCCGCAAGGCCAGCGACATGTACAACTCGACCGCCGAGGACGTGCTCTACGTGCTCAAGGAGAGCAGCGACGACGACCGGCACGACTGGTACTCGCTGGGCCGGTTCGACGCCGCCGCCAACAAGTGGACGCCGATCGACACGGAGCTCGAGCTCGGCGTCGGGCTGCGGTACGACTGGGGCAAGTACTACGCGTCCAAGTCCTTCTACGACCCCGTGAAGAAGCGGCGCGTCGTGTGGGCGTACGTCGGCGAGACCGACTCGGAGCGCGCCGACATCACCAAGGGGTGGGCCAACCTCCAG TCGATTCCGAGGACAGTGGAGCTTGACGAGAAGACCCGGACGAACCTCATCCAATGGCCGGTGGAGGAGCTCAATACCCTCCGCATCAACACCACCGATCTTAGTGGCATCACCGTCGGCGCCGGCTCCGTTGCCTTCCTCCCCCTCCACCAGACCGCTCAGCTCGACATCGAGGCAACCTTCCGCATCGATGCCTCCGCCATTGAGGCCCTCAACGAGGCCGATGTTAGCTACAACTGCACCACCAGCAGAGGCGCTGCCACCCGCGGCGCGCTTGGCCCCTTCGGCCTCCTTGTCCTTGCCAATCACGCCCTGACCGAACAGACGGGGGTGTACTTCTATGTGTCCAAGGGCCTCGATGGTGGTCTTCGGACTCACTTCTGCCATGATGAGTTGCGGTCGTCGCACGCTAGTGATGTGGTGAAGCGAGTGGTGGGTAGCACGGTGCCAGTGCTCGACGGCGAGGATTTCTCCGTCAGGGTGCTCGTGGACCACTCAATCGTCCAGAGCTTCGCGATGGGCGGAAGGTTAACGGCAACGTCGAGGGCATACCCTACCGAGGCCATCTACGCGGCAGCGGGGGTCTACATGTTCAACAACGCCACCGGCACTAGCGTCACCGCCGAGAAGCTTGTAGTGCATGATATGGACTCGTCGTACAACCATATATACACAGACGGCGACTTGGTAGTCGTCGATTAG